The Mytilus galloprovincialis chromosome 11, xbMytGall1.hap1.1, whole genome shotgun sequence genome contains the following window.
ACATATGATGTATATGTCTTTTTTTTCCTTACAGAGTTGTACAAGAATGCACTAACTGGAGATACCGGTAAACATTATTAATAAGATGTCAGAGGGAGGAGAGGATTTAGTCACAACCAATGGTACTCTACAGAGACACATAAACACACAGGCTGATAAAACACGTCATAAATGTGATGTGTGTGCTAAAGAATTTAGTCAGAGTTATACCTTAAAGAGACACATGAGGAAGCACACCGGTGAAACACCATATAAATGTGATATGTGTGCTAGAGGATTTAGTCAAAGTAGTTACTTAAAGGAGCATAtaagaacacatacaggtgaaaaaCCATATGAATGTGATGTTTGTGGTAGACAATTTTCCCGAAATAGTTTCCTCACTGGACATATGCTAATACATACTGGAGTTAAACCttatgactgtgatgtatgtggtaaaagtTTTGGTAAGCTTTGGAATttacagagacacatgagaacacatacaacTGATAAACCTTATAATTGTGATGTATCTGGTAAAAAGTTATGTAGCCTTGGCAATTCGCAGAGACACATGAGAACCGATACTAGAGAaaaacctcatgactgtgatatatgtggtaaagggtttagtcatcGTGGTAATTTAAATGtccacatgagaacacatacaggtgaaaaaCCTTATGATTGTGACGTATGTGGTAAAGTGTATAGTCAGTCAAGTAGTTTACAAAGACACATAAGAACACACACAGGGGATAAACCTTATGATTGCGATGTATGTGGCAAAGGGTTTAGTGAGCTTTGTGTTttacagagacacatgagaacacatacaggtgataaacctcatAACTGTGATGTATTggagatgtacatgtataagaacaCATAGAAATAGTGATGTAAGAACACGTAAAGATCAAGacataacatgtataagaacACATAGACATAGTGATGTAAAAGAACACATAAAGCTAGAGATGTATAAGAACACATGCATAGagattagatatatatatatatatatatattggaacaCATGCATAGAGATAAAGATATCTTCTTCTTTAAGTTTTCCAGTTTTCCATCTGAATAAAGATGATTAATAACTGGTGCATGCATGGCCTATTTATTAAAAAGAACTAGttaatattttagttaaataCAAAACGGTGCAGAGAACAGATGTAGTGATTAAAACTATGTACAGGAGATGAAGATTTTTAAATGATAGTGGAGAGAACAGCATATGTAAGCTGATCTCTGAAAGAGTCGACTGTCTGTGTATTTACCACTGCGGTTGGTAAAAGATTCCATTGAGTTATTGTATATGGGAAAAATGAAAATCTGTACGAGTCTTTTGATGTATAAATGTGCCTGAAGGTGTGAAAATGATGTTTTCTGGTTCTTGAGTCTGATGGGATGAGAATTGTGCTAGATGGTATAGCAACAAAATGATGTGTGATCTTGT
Protein-coding sequences here:
- the LOC143051704 gene encoding uncharacterized protein LOC143051704, with amino-acid sequence MSEGGEDLVTTNGTLQRHINTQADKTRHKCDVCAKEFSQSYTLKRHMRKHTGETPYKCDMCARGFSQSSYLKEHIRTHTGEKPYECDVCGRQFSRNSFLTGHMLIHTGVKPYDCDVCGKSFGKLWNLQRHMRTHTTDKPYNCDVSGKKLCSLGNSQRHMRTDTREKPHDCDICGKGFSHRGNLNVHMRTHTGEKPYDCDVCGKVYSQSSSLQRHIRTHTGDKPYDCDVCGKGFSELCVLQRHMRTHTGDKPHNCDVLEMYMYKNT